Proteins from one Loktanella sp. M215 genomic window:
- a CDS encoding efflux RND transporter periplasmic adaptor subunit translates to MRVSLSCRDRLWRACALVFAIYLTAQAAAADPLRVATVTAALESNARTLSMTGALVARDTVTAAFPTGGRVAEVLVEIGDSVAADTVLARVDQVQQQQALRAAQAGLVSAQASQRKARDDSERLDVLLDRGAATRSARDAAADGLRAADAQVAQAQAELDRATKALSDTELRAPAAATVTDRLIEPGQVIGAGQPVLEMAIGTRFDAIFDVPESLMTRPPVDPKVTLSPLARPTQTVTGGVREISPLVDPRTGTVRVSVAVDAPPPGLSYGDPVRGAITQPVAQLIVLPWTAMGVADGAPAVWVVDPADNSVTLQPVTVLRYESERIILSGGIAPGTTVVTAGTQFLYPGRIVEPLQNPKDAE, encoded by the coding sequence ATGCGCGTGAGCCTTTCCTGCCGTGACCGCCTGTGGCGTGCCTGTGCGCTGGTCTTCGCGATATATCTGACGGCGCAGGCCGCCGCTGCGGATCCGCTGCGCGTCGCAACAGTGACCGCAGCCTTGGAATCGAATGCCCGCACCCTGTCGATGACCGGCGCTTTGGTGGCCCGCGACACGGTCACCGCCGCCTTCCCGACCGGTGGGCGCGTGGCCGAAGTGCTGGTCGAGATCGGTGACAGTGTGGCAGCGGACACCGTGCTGGCCCGGGTGGATCAGGTGCAGCAACAACAGGCGCTCCGTGCCGCGCAGGCGGGTCTGGTGTCTGCGCAGGCCAGTCAACGCAAGGCACGCGACGACAGCGAACGGCTGGATGTGCTGCTGGATCGTGGTGCTGCCACACGCAGCGCGCGCGATGCCGCCGCCGACGGGTTGCGCGCCGCCGATGCACAGGTGGCGCAGGCCCAGGCCGAGCTGGATCGCGCGACAAAAGCGCTGTCCGACACCGAGTTGCGCGCGCCCGCCGCCGCCACGGTCACCGATCGTCTGATCGAGCCGGGGCAGGTCATCGGCGCGGGACAGCCGGTGCTGGAGATGGCGATCGGGACGCGCTTTGACGCGATTTTCGACGTGCCGGAATCGCTCATGACACGGCCGCCCGTCGACCCCAAGGTCACGCTGTCGCCGCTGGCACGCCCCACCCAGACCGTCACCGGCGGCGTCAGAGAGATTTCGCCACTCGTTGACCCCCGGACCGGCACAGTGCGTGTCAGCGTCGCGGTCGATGCGCCGCCACCGGGGCTCAGCTATGGCGACCCCGTGCGTGGGGCCATCACCCAGCCCGTTGCGCAGCTGATCGTGTTGCCTTGGACGGCGATGGGGGTTGCGGATGGCGCGCCTGCGGTCTGGGTGGTCGATCCGGCGGACAACAGCGTGACATTGCAGCCTGTGACAGTGCTGCGCTACGAATCAGAACGCATCATTCTGTCGGGTGGCATCGCGCCCGGCACGACCGTCGTCACGGCGGGCACCCAGTTCCTGTATCCGGGGCGCATCGTGGAGCCTCTCCAGAATCCGAAGGACGCCGAATGA
- a CDS encoding efflux RND transporter periplasmic adaptor subunit translates to MIRMSLSLMLSLIMAHTAIAQEVDQTAPRPVVTEVIMPQAGIRQSWVGSVAAREETDLGFLQLGTLASRAVDTGAIVTKGQVLAMQDPRDLDADLRAAQAGVTVAEAQAQSARDAADRASELVARGVASATTAQGQTAQLAAAEAQLEQARAALARAQDARDNAVLIAPQDGVITQVFAEPGATLTAGAPVLRLAGTTDREVVIDMTDDDLIGYDTGAVFDVTLEADRSQTVAVTLTSIDPVASQATRTRRLRLALPAAAPVGFRLGALVSATPQTQAASRTSLPAVALIGDSAPPQVWRVSPGDRSVRRVPVEVGPRMGDRVPVTGGLSEGDEIVVRGVNSLEDGQIVGPRVQQ, encoded by the coding sequence ATGATCCGCATGTCGCTGTCCTTGATGCTGTCGCTGATAATGGCCCACACCGCTATTGCGCAAGAGGTGGACCAGACCGCCCCCCGCCCCGTCGTGACCGAGGTGATCATGCCGCAGGCGGGAATCCGGCAAAGTTGGGTCGGCTCTGTTGCTGCAAGAGAGGAGACGGACCTTGGTTTCCTGCAACTCGGCACGCTCGCGTCGCGGGCGGTGGATACCGGCGCTATCGTGACAAAAGGGCAGGTGCTTGCGATGCAGGACCCCCGTGATCTGGACGCGGATCTGCGGGCCGCACAGGCCGGTGTGACCGTGGCCGAGGCGCAGGCGCAATCGGCGCGCGATGCCGCGGACCGGGCATCTGAACTGGTGGCGCGTGGCGTAGCCTCTGCCACGACGGCGCAGGGCCAGACCGCGCAGCTGGCCGCCGCAGAGGCACAGCTGGAACAGGCCCGCGCGGCCTTGGCGCGGGCGCAGGATGCCCGCGACAACGCGGTCCTGATCGCACCGCAGGACGGTGTGATCACGCAAGTGTTTGCCGAACCGGGGGCCACCCTGACCGCCGGTGCGCCGGTGCTGCGGCTGGCGGGGACCACGGACCGTGAAGTCGTGATCGACATGACCGACGACGATTTGATCGGTTACGACACCGGCGCCGTCTTCGACGTTACGCTGGAGGCGGACCGCTCGCAGACTGTCGCCGTCACGCTGACCTCCATCGACCCGGTCGCCAGTCAGGCGACCCGCACGCGACGCCTGCGTCTGGCATTGCCAGCTGCGGCGCCTGTCGGTTTCCGCCTTGGCGCGCTGGTGTCCGCCACGCCGCAGACCCAGGCCGCGTCGCGCACCAGCCTGCCGGCTGTCGCCCTGATTGGCGACAGCGCACCGCCGCAGGTCTGGCGCGTAAGCCCCGGCGACCGCAGCGTGCGCCGGGTTCCGGTCGAGGTCGGGCCGCGGATGGGCGACCGGGTGCCGGTGACGGGCGGCCTGTCCGAAGGCGACGAGATCGTCGTGCGCGGTGTCAATTCCCTTGAAGACGGCCAGATCGTCGGCCCGCGGGTGCAGCAATGA
- a CDS encoding sulfotransferase family protein, whose amino-acid sequence MGFPGTWMTESESMVYRVVPKCACSTIGQIMFYSDHGTFFDGDIHDADAGMHKWAMDDSQPLITANVTAHKSYAFTCVRNPYTRILSSFFDKICGIQRNGRRYRGNLVPLLIQKYGIEVGDPETGFEFDQIKSFRRFLLFARDTIRWRRPMEPDIHWSAMSGHISTFIVNGGRYDKIFWTEDFNDGMQDVLSAVETPHKIDLETIPRFNESEGHGPKRLHKVSDYFDDLSMHLIYEIYKKDFQLFRYDFDNPDNKMPIGEIDLAEVHAKLGE is encoded by the coding sequence ATGGGTTTTCCAGGCACCTGGATGACGGAGAGCGAAAGCATGGTGTACCGCGTGGTCCCCAAATGCGCCTGCTCGACCATCGGTCAGATCATGTTCTATTCCGACCACGGCACATTCTTCGACGGCGATATCCACGACGCCGACGCCGGCATGCACAAATGGGCGATGGACGACAGCCAACCGCTGATTACCGCCAATGTGACCGCCCACAAAAGCTATGCCTTCACCTGTGTCCGCAATCCCTACACCCGTATCCTGTCGTCGTTCTTCGACAAGATCTGCGGCATCCAGCGCAACGGTCGCCGCTACCGGGGCAACCTCGTGCCGCTGCTGATCCAGAAATACGGGATCGAGGTGGGCGACCCCGAGACCGGATTCGAATTCGACCAGATCAAGTCCTTCCGCCGCTTCCTGCTGTTCGCCCGCGACACCATCCGCTGGCGCCGTCCGATGGAGCCGGACATCCACTGGTCTGCCATGTCGGGTCACATCTCGACCTTCATCGTGAACGGCGGGCGCTACGACAAGATCTTCTGGACCGAGGATTTCAACGACGGGATGCAGGACGTCCTGTCGGCGGTCGAGACGCCGCACAAGATCGATCTGGAAACGATCCCGCGTTTCAATGAAAGCGAAGGGCACGGACCGAAGCGTCTGCACAAGGTGTCAGACTACTTCGACGACCTGTCGATGCATCTGATCTATGAAATCTACAAAAAGGATTTCCAGCTGTTCCGCTACGATTTCGACAATCCCGACAACAAGATGCCGATCGGTGAAATCGATCTGGCAGAGGTCCACGCCAAGCTGGGCGAGTGA
- a CDS encoding HIT domain-containing protein produces the protein MTFAYDDQNIFAKILRGEIPNQTVFENEHALAFADIAPQAPVHVLVIPKGPYVSLDHFAAKASAAEQVGFFQAVAEVCRLSGVEDGFRAIANARAHGVQDVPHFHLHILGGKRLGRMLPA, from the coding sequence ATGACCTTTGCCTATGACGACCAGAACATCTTTGCCAAGATTTTGCGCGGCGAGATTCCGAACCAGACGGTTTTTGAAAATGAGCACGCGCTGGCCTTTGCGGATATCGCGCCGCAGGCGCCGGTGCATGTGCTGGTGATCCCGAAGGGGCCTTACGTCAGCCTGGATCACTTTGCCGCCAAGGCGAGTGCTGCGGAGCAGGTCGGGTTCTTTCAGGCCGTGGCCGAGGTCTGCCGCCTGTCCGGAGTCGAAGACGGATTTCGGGCCATTGCCAACGCCCGCGCCCATGGTGTGCAGGATGTGCCGCATTTCCATCTGCATATCCTTGGCGGCAAGCGGCTGGGCCGGATGCTGCCTGCGTGA
- a CDS encoding DUF3095 domain-containing protein, whose translation MIPAGSGGRNRPIEHASFYAALPLIDDFERLSDTANFTALPEDWLIGVSDIEGSTAEIAKGRYKAVNMVGAAVISAQMNAMDGQPFPFVFGGDGATFAIWPEQARAAADAMRAVQRWALDEYGITLRAALVPVRDIRAAGLRIAVARYRVSDGVDYAMFHGGGASWAEQALKDGIYGFDPAPSGVRPDLTGLSCRWAPQSARNDMILSLVVVPVPGASARLYAQVAAEIVTLAQTLDRGGHPVPRDGPAMQWPPEGVALEARAQRRSGTLLRQRAGILFQTFMAWLLTRTGWTVGGFDARRYNRAVAGNSDFRKWDDGLKMTLDCDNETSKRIEALLAHYHDRGILRYGLHRQDSAIMTCIVPSIMRNDHIHFVDGAAGGYTAAATAMKVQG comes from the coding sequence GTGATCCCGGCGGGGTCTGGGGGAAGGAACCGACCGATCGAACATGCCAGCTTTTACGCCGCCCTGCCGCTGATCGACGATTTCGAGAGGCTTAGCGACACGGCCAATTTCACGGCCCTGCCCGAGGATTGGCTGATCGGGGTGTCCGATATCGAAGGATCGACTGCCGAAATCGCCAAAGGTCGCTACAAGGCCGTGAACATGGTCGGCGCCGCCGTCATCTCGGCGCAGATGAATGCGATGGACGGGCAGCCGTTTCCCTTTGTCTTTGGTGGCGACGGGGCAACCTTTGCGATCTGGCCGGAACAGGCGCGCGCGGCCGCGGACGCCATGCGCGCGGTGCAGCGCTGGGCGCTGGACGAATACGGCATCACGCTACGCGCCGCGCTGGTGCCGGTGCGCGACATTCGGGCCGCGGGGCTGCGGATCGCGGTCGCGCGCTACCGCGTCTCTGACGGCGTCGACTACGCCATGTTCCACGGCGGCGGTGCATCCTGGGCCGAGCAGGCGCTCAAGGACGGTATCTACGGATTTGACCCCGCGCCCTCGGGGGTCAGGCCCGATCTGACGGGTCTGTCGTGCCGCTGGGCGCCGCAATCCGCCCGCAACGACATGATCCTGTCGCTGGTCGTGGTGCCTGTGCCCGGTGCCTCTGCAAGGCTGTATGCACAGGTCGCGGCGGAAATCGTGACGCTGGCGCAGACCTTGGACCGGGGCGGTCACCCCGTCCCCCGTGACGGCCCCGCGATGCAGTGGCCTCCGGAAGGTGTCGCTTTGGAAGCGCGGGCACAGCGCAGGTCAGGCACCCTTCTGCGGCAGCGGGCGGGAATCCTGTTTCAGACGTTTATGGCCTGGTTGCTGACCCGCACAGGCTGGACGGTGGGTGGCTTCGATGCGCGGCGTTACAATCGCGCGGTGGCCGGGAATTCGGACTTCCGGAAATGGGACGACGGTCTGAAGATGACGCTCGATTGCGACAACGAGACGTCGAAACGGATCGAGGCGTTGCTGGCGCATTACCACGACCGGGGCATCCTGCGCTATGGCCTGCACCGCCAGGACAGCGCCATCATGACCTGCATCGTGCCCTCGATCATGCGCAACGATCACATCCACTTTGTCGACGGTGCCGCGGGGGGTTATACTGCCGCCGCCACGGCCATGAAGGTGCAGGGCTGA
- a CDS encoding DUF5928 domain-containing protein yields MAKIAFILLCHKDPEAIIQQARQLTAVGDCIAIHFDARAPQEAFNLIRSSLADNPNVTFATRRIKCGWGEWSLVQATLYAVEAAVAAFPRATHFYMVSGDCLAIKSASYAHDFLDRNDRDYIESFDYYDSDWIKTGFKEERLIYRHWFNERTQKRRFYWSFWAQRRFGLTREVPADLQVMIGSQWWCLRRRTIEAILDFTRARRDVMRFFRTTWIPDETFFQTLVRHLIPGREIETRTLTFLMFTDYGMPVTFYNDHYDLLLSQDALFARKISAEAKDLKERLGRLYASDRRDFKISNEGRNLFTFLTGRGRVGRRFATRFWEAESTLGRERELLIVACKKWHVAKRLLGSIKHHTNIPAIDYLFNEEGTEMPDLGGIQASLGKRTRHRRALMRMLFDYYGSDRLIICLDTASIDLLQDFFSDRSTTRLLEIECNMTDDYLTGHARRVGLAGDETPPEGLAQLLPALRADILFESDRIRDAEFPHHQRLRETATPAENAPALAAFLQVPDETARALAETPYLFVD; encoded by the coding sequence ATGGCAAAAATCGCTTTTATTCTTCTGTGTCACAAGGACCCCGAGGCCATCATCCAGCAGGCGCGGCAACTGACCGCCGTGGGCGATTGCATCGCGATCCACTTCGACGCGCGTGCCCCGCAAGAGGCGTTCAATCTGATCCGCTCGTCACTGGCCGACAACCCGAACGTGACCTTTGCGACCCGCCGCATCAAGTGCGGCTGGGGCGAATGGAGCCTCGTGCAGGCGACGCTTTACGCGGTCGAGGCCGCGGTCGCAGCCTTTCCGCGGGCCACCCATTTTTACATGGTGTCCGGCGATTGTCTGGCGATCAAGTCCGCCAGCTATGCCCATGATTTTCTGGACCGCAACGACCGCGATTACATCGAAAGCTTCGATTACTACGACAGCGACTGGATCAAGACCGGGTTCAAGGAAGAGCGGCTGATCTATCGCCACTGGTTCAATGAACGCACCCAGAAGCGGCGGTTCTACTGGAGCTTTTGGGCGCAGCGCCGGTTCGGGCTCACGCGCGAGGTGCCCGCAGATCTGCAGGTGATGATCGGCAGCCAGTGGTGGTGCCTGCGGCGGCGCACCATCGAGGCCATTCTGGATTTCACCCGCGCGCGGCGCGACGTCATGCGGTTCTTTCGCACGACCTGGATCCCGGACGAGACGTTCTTTCAGACCCTCGTGCGGCATCTGATCCCCGGACGCGAGATCGAGACACGGACGCTGACCTTTCTGATGTTCACCGACTACGGCATGCCGGTGACCTTCTACAACGACCACTACGATCTGCTGCTGAGCCAGGACGCGCTTTTTGCGCGCAAGATCAGCGCCGAGGCGAAGGACCTGAAGGAGCGTCTGGGCCGGCTTTACGCCTCTGACCGGCGCGATTTCAAGATTTCGAACGAAGGGCGCAACCTGTTCACCTTCCTGACCGGGCGCGGGCGGGTCGGGCGCCGGTTCGCCACCCGGTTCTGGGAGGCAGAGAGCACCCTTGGCCGTGAACGCGAACTGTTGATCGTGGCCTGCAAGAAGTGGCACGTCGCCAAGCGTCTGCTGGGGTCGATCAAGCATCACACGAACATCCCTGCCATCGACTACCTGTTCAACGAGGAAGGCACCGAGATGCCGGATCTGGGCGGCATCCAGGCCAGTCTGGGCAAGCGGACGCGGCATCGGCGCGCCCTGATGCGGATGCTCTTCGACTATTACGGCAGCGACCGGCTGATCATCTGCCTCGACACGGCCAGCATCGACCTGCTGCAGGATTTCTTCTCCGACCGCTCGACGACGCGCCTGCTGGAAATCGAGTGCAACATGACCGATGACTATCTGACCGGCCATGCGCGCCGGGTGGGGCTTGCGGGTGACGAGACGCCGCCAGAGGGGTTGGCGCAGCTTCTGCCCGCCCTGCGTGCCGATATCCTGTTTGAATCGGACCGGATCAGGGACGCGGAGTTTCCCCATCACCAGCGCCTGCGCGAAACTGCGACGCCGGCTGAAAATGCGCCGGCACTTGCCGCGTTTCTGCAGGTGCCGGACGAAACGGCCCGTGCGCTGGCCGAAACGCCCTATCTTTTCGTTGACTGA
- a CDS encoding efflux RND transporter permease subunit — protein MKSFNLSDWALGHRSFIWYLMIVSLIAGTMSYLAIGREEDPSFAIKTMVISAAMPGASIEDMREQVTDRIEKKLEELDTLDYTRSITRPGVSIVYVNLKNSVKGKAVGATWPLVRNMMGDIRSEMPQEFAGFQFNDNFGDVFGNMYAFTSDGFSPRELRDAVETVKRAVQTLPDAGKVEIFGTQDEVVFLEFSTARLAALGVNQQAVQATLQAQNAILPSGVIDAGPERMLVRVGGQFQGTQSLEDVNLHIGDRFFRLTDVADIRRGYQDPPTELFQHNGQPAIGLSVGMREGANIVTFGAALEQVMDRVQGDLPIGIQVHQVSNQPEVVQESVSHFIRALVEAVVIVLAVSFISLGLRAGLVVTLTIPLVLAITFVIMHYAGFTLQRISLGALIIALGLLVDDAMIAIETMITRLEIGENLTKSASYAWTSIAFPMLSGTLVTVAGFIPIGLNSSSAGEYTFSLFVVIAVSLLISWIVAVLFAPLIGVTLLPKTLPHHSTEPGRMRRGFRALLRGAMRFRWLTIGITLGLFGLSLYAMRFVEQQFFPETDRHEILVDFSLPQNASIAATQAEMTRFETYLKDDEDVLFWSSYIGSGAPRFVLTYEEIDAAPNNGQIVIQTPDVAARNRLRAHLNAVAEADFPGTDVYVKLLDIGPPVGRPLQYRISGPDVNTVRDYGRTLAGIVDSDPRTTHVVMDWNEPARVVRVDIVQDKARQMGLTASDIASGLNTVFAGSTVTQLRDDTYLIDIIARGSDADRSSPEALEGLQLNTASGTTIPLSSVAVFRYDTEQPQIIQRDRVPTLTVKAAIANDDQPATVVASLAGGIEALNDSLPAGYRVVVGGTVETSAESQGPIADVVPLMLLIMVTLVMIQMQSFRLSFIVLCAAPFGLIGVVAALLLSGAPLGFVAILGVLALVGILTRNSIILVHEIEVVRAAGRHAWDAVFEASDSRARPILLTAAAASLALIPISRQLFWGPMAYAMMGGIIVGTLVTLVFIPALYVAVFRLSPPGKTDGPDKAAD, from the coding sequence ATGAAGTCCTTCAACCTGTCCGACTGGGCACTGGGGCACCGGTCCTTCATCTGGTATCTGATGATTGTCAGCCTGATCGCCGGGACGATGTCCTACCTTGCCATCGGGCGAGAGGAAGATCCCAGTTTCGCGATCAAGACCATGGTGATTTCCGCCGCCATGCCCGGCGCCTCGATCGAGGATATGCGCGAACAGGTCACCGACCGGATCGAAAAGAAGCTCGAAGAGCTGGATACACTGGATTACACCCGCTCGATCACGCGGCCCGGCGTGTCCATCGTCTATGTGAACCTCAAGAATTCGGTGAAGGGCAAAGCCGTCGGGGCGACATGGCCGCTGGTGCGGAACATGATGGGCGACATCCGGTCCGAGATGCCGCAGGAATTCGCGGGGTTCCAGTTCAACGACAATTTCGGCGACGTCTTCGGCAACATGTATGCCTTCACTTCTGATGGGTTCAGCCCCCGCGAATTGCGCGACGCGGTCGAAACGGTCAAGCGCGCGGTCCAGACCCTGCCGGATGCGGGCAAGGTCGAGATTTTCGGCACCCAGGACGAGGTCGTGTTCCTCGAATTCTCGACCGCGCGGCTGGCGGCGCTGGGGGTCAATCAGCAGGCGGTCCAGGCAACCTTGCAGGCGCAGAACGCGATCCTGCCGTCAGGCGTGATCGACGCCGGGCCGGAACGCATGCTGGTGCGGGTTGGCGGACAGTTTCAGGGCACGCAAAGCCTTGAAGATGTGAACCTGCATATCGGTGACCGGTTCTTTCGTCTGACCGACGTGGCGGACATCCGGCGCGGCTATCAGGACCCGCCCACAGAGCTTTTTCAGCACAACGGTCAGCCCGCCATCGGTCTGTCCGTCGGCATGCGCGAGGGGGCGAACATCGTGACCTTCGGCGCAGCACTCGAACAGGTGATGGACCGTGTGCAGGGCGATCTGCCCATCGGCATTCAGGTGCATCAGGTGTCGAACCAGCCAGAGGTCGTACAGGAAAGCGTCAGCCACTTCATCCGCGCACTGGTCGAGGCGGTGGTGATCGTGCTGGCCGTCAGCTTCATCAGCCTCGGCCTGCGGGCCGGTCTGGTGGTGACGCTGACGATTCCCCTGGTGCTGGCGATCACCTTCGTCATCATGCATTATGCCGGGTTTACCTTGCAGCGGATTTCGCTGGGGGCGCTGATCATCGCGCTGGGCTTGCTGGTCGACGACGCGATGATCGCGATCGAGACGATGATCACCCGGCTGGAAATCGGCGAGAACCTGACGAAATCCGCCTCCTACGCCTGGACCTCGATCGCGTTTCCGATGCTGTCGGGGACGCTGGTGACCGTGGCGGGGTTCATCCCTATTGGCCTCAATTCGTCGTCGGCGGGGGAGTATACCTTTTCGCTGTTCGTGGTGATCGCCGTATCCTTGCTGATCAGCTGGATCGTCGCGGTGCTGTTTGCCCCACTGATCGGCGTGACGCTGCTGCCCAAGACCCTGCCGCACCACAGCACCGAACCCGGCCGGATGCGGCGCGGGTTCCGGGCCCTGCTGCGCGGTGCCATGCGGTTCAGGTGGCTGACGATCGGTATCACGCTGGGCCTTTTCGGTCTGTCGCTTTACGCGATGCGGTTCGTGGAACAGCAATTCTTTCCCGAAACCGACCGGCACGAGATCCTCGTCGATTTCAGTCTGCCGCAGAACGCCTCCATCGCCGCGACACAGGCCGAGATGACGCGGTTCGAAACCTATCTGAAGGACGACGAGGATGTCCTGTTCTGGTCGTCCTACATCGGCAGCGGCGCGCCACGCTTCGTGCTGACCTACGAGGAGATCGACGCCGCCCCGAACAATGGCCAGATCGTGATCCAGACACCCGACGTTGCGGCGCGCAACCGGCTGCGGGCGCATCTGAACGCGGTGGCCGAGGCGGATTTTCCGGGCACCGATGTCTATGTCAAACTGCTGGACATCGGCCCGCCGGTCGGGCGGCCGCTGCAATACCGCATTTCCGGCCCGGACGTGAACACCGTGCGCGATTACGGCCGGACGCTTGCGGGAATCGTCGATTCCGACCCGCGCACGACGCATGTCGTCATGGACTGGAACGAACCGGCGCGGGTGGTGCGGGTGGATATCGTGCAGGACAAGGCGCGCCAGATGGGCCTGACCGCGTCCGATATCGCCTCTGGTCTGAACACCGTCTTTGCCGGCTCGACGGTCACGCAACTGCGCGACGACACCTATCTGATCGACATCATCGCCCGCGGCAGCGACGCTGACCGCAGCTCTCCCGAGGCGCTGGAGGGGCTGCAACTGAACACCGCCAGCGGCACGACGATCCCGCTCTCCTCTGTCGCGGTGTTCCGGTATGACACGGAACAGCCGCAGATCATCCAGCGCGACCGGGTCCCGACCCTGACCGTCAAGGCCGCGATTGCGAATGACGATCAGCCGGCGACCGTGGTCGCCTCGCTGGCGGGCGGCATTGAAGCGCTGAACGACAGCTTGCCTGCGGGCTATCGCGTGGTGGTCGGCGGAACCGTCGAGACGAGTGCCGAAAGCCAGGGGCCGATCGCCGATGTGGTGCCTTTGATGCTGCTGATCATGGTCACGCTCGTGATGATTCAGATGCAAAGCTTCCGGCTGTCCTTCATCGTGCTTTGCGCGGCGCCTTTCGGCCTGATCGGGGTCGTGGCAGCGCTGTTGCTGTCAGGTGCGCCGCTGGGGTTTGTGGCGATTCTGGGTGTGCTGGCACTGGTCGGCATCCTGACCCGGAACTCCATCATCCTCGTGCATGAAATCGAGGTCGTGCGGGCCGCCGGGCGCCACGCCTGGGACGCCGTGTTCGAGGCGTCGGACAGCCGGGCGCGGCCGATCCTGTTGACGGCGGCGGCGGCGAGCCTCGCGCTGATCCCGATCTCGCGACAGCTGTTCTGGGGGCCGATGGCCTATGCGATGATGGGCGGGATCATCGTAGGGACGCTGGTGACGCTGGTCTTCATCCCGGCGCTTTATGTCGCGGTGTTCCGTTTGTCACCGCCGGGCAAGACCGACGGGCCGGACAAGGCCGCTGATTGA
- the tal gene encoding transaldolase encodes MKSVLDQLREMTTVVADTGDIAAVKRYAPVDCTTNPSLVLAALTDPASEDMIAQEMEAGRKAGLTAGEQADKLTVALGAELTKVVPGRVSTEADARLSFDTDASIARGRAIIADYAERGIGKDRVLIKLASTWEGIRAAEVLQDEGIDCNLTLLFAMAQAVACADAGAFLISPFVGRITDWYKKAQGVDGFAPDQDPGVQSVRQIYDYYKSNGIDTVVMGASFRNTDQIKALAGCDNLTISPKLLDALGQENADLPRALSPDKASGMAKVTMDEATFRWEMNADAMATEKLAEGIRNFDADHQKLLKVIGDRM; translated from the coding sequence ATGAAAAGCGTCCTCGATCAACTGCGCGAGATGACCACCGTCGTGGCCGACACCGGCGATATTGCGGCGGTCAAGCGCTACGCCCCCGTCGACTGCACGACGAACCCGTCTCTCGTGCTGGCTGCCCTGACCGATCCGGCATCCGAAGACATGATCGCCCAAGAGATGGAGGCCGGACGCAAGGCCGGCCTGACCGCGGGTGAACAGGCCGACAAGCTGACCGTCGCACTGGGGGCTGAACTGACCAAGGTCGTGCCGGGCCGCGTCTCGACCGAGGCCGACGCCCGCCTGTCCTTCGACACCGACGCCTCGATTGCGCGGGGGCGCGCGATCATCGCCGATTATGCCGAGCGCGGCATCGGTAAGGACCGTGTCCTGATCAAGCTCGCCTCGACCTGGGAGGGCATCCGCGCGGCGGAGGTGCTGCAGGACGAGGGCATCGACTGCAACCTCACGCTGCTTTTCGCGATGGCGCAGGCGGTGGCCTGTGCGGATGCGGGTGCTTTCCTGATCTCGCCCTTCGTGGGGCGGATCACGGACTGGTACAAGAAGGCACAGGGCGTCGATGGCTTTGCGCCGGATCAGGATCCGGGGGTGCAGTCGGTGCGGCAGATCTATGACTACTACAAGTCGAACGGCATCGACACGGTCGTCATGGGCGCGTCGTTCCGCAATACCGACCAGATCAAGGCGCTGGCCGGTTGCGACAACCTGACGATCTCTCCCAAGTTGCTGGACGCGCTGGGGCAGGAAAACGCCGATCTGCCCCGCGCGCTGAGCCCGGACAAGGCAAGCGGCATGGCAAAGGTCACGATGGACGAGGCGACCTTCCGCTGGGAAATGAACGCAGACGCCATGGCGACAGAGAAACTGGCCGAAGGCATCCGCAACTTTGACGCGGATCACCAGAAGCTGCTGAAAGTGATCGGCGACCGTATGTAA
- a CDS encoding TetR/AcrR family transcriptional regulator: protein MRAEQRDATRDQIVQAALTSISESGYDGVSTRTIAARAGVTQGLLTYHFKSKDALWRAAADHLFTRLNAAMDAGIAGLPDPSPAAVRRETILQMVVFASQHPEMLRFIMDAGVSDSSCDWLVEAHLRRVYQRFCESHAETDRADLPHLFYILTGASVLIFSNASKCVQLSGMDPLTPEAVRRHADLVADLMEDRALLGT from the coding sequence ATGAGAGCAGAGCAACGCGACGCGACCCGCGATCAGATCGTACAGGCGGCGCTGACGTCGATCTCGGAATCGGGATACGACGGTGTCAGCACCCGGACCATTGCCGCACGCGCAGGCGTGACCCAAGGCCTGCTGACCTATCATTTCAAATCCAAGGACGCCCTGTGGCGCGCCGCTGCGGATCACCTGTTCACACGGCTGAATGCGGCCATGGATGCGGGCATCGCGGGGCTGCCTGATCCGTCGCCAGCGGCGGTGCGCCGCGAAACGATCCTGCAGATGGTCGTCTTTGCGTCGCAGCATCCCGAGATGCTGCGGTTCATCATGGACGCGGGCGTGTCCGACAGCAGTTGCGACTGGCTGGTCGAGGCGCACCTGCGCCGCGTTTATCAGCGGTTCTGCGAGTCTCACGCGGAAACGGACCGCGCTGACCTTCCTCACCTGTTTTATATCCTGACAGGCGCCAGTGTTCTGATATTCTCGAATGCGAGTAAATGCGTGCAACTGTCCGGCATGGACCCCCTGACGCCAGAGGCCGTGCGACGGCACGCCGACCTCGTGGCCGATCTGATGGAAGACCGGGCTTTGCTGGGGACCTGA